ATTATAATAGGTTTTATGACTGTTTTGATAGTTTTCTCTAAGATAGTACCACCCATGGTCTCATATGAACAGCACAAGCTCGACTTATCATTTGAAAGCAAAACGATGTAAAGGAAAGAGAGGGGGGGTTCATGAAGAACTTTTTTATCTTCTACGACCTTCATTAAATGTCTTGAGATTTGTGTGTGTACGTTGACCAAATTGATCCCCTGGCTCATTTTCCTACCGAGTTGCGGAGATCTTTGGAGATCATAGTAGAAATTCATTGTCCAAATCATTACTTCTGCTATAAACTCTCTGGAATCACTCATGCTTCATCTAACCTTTGAGTATGTAGTTAGTAGCTCTAGCACATTCTTTTTGTATGGCTCCTTGGTCTAGCCAAAAGGAAGTTCTTAAAACCTCTAACGagcaaatagatttttttttttttttgcgttttaTGTTCATCTCGAGCTCTGTTCTATTCATTTACCATGGTGCAAAAGTCTCAAGTGTTGTTGCCTCggtctttttttaaaaagtagtGTCAATCTTATCGATATATTTAAATTTGTTTAGCAACACCAATGTGAAATAACTAAGCTTTTGTATATAAGTAATGTGACGAATAATGGTTCTATATAATGTGAAgggaagagaaaggaaatggAGTTTTGTGATGATGGGGCTCAACCACAAAATTCTTTTCTACCCTTGAAAAGGGAGCTAACactcatgtttttttctttctttctaacactcatgtttttttcttttcttttcaattggtTTCCATAGAACAAATCATATGTTACTCTCAACTCTCTTTTGCAATGAAATGACAATATATATACTATCATAAGGAATCAAGTCCAACTATTCTTGTGACCCAAGTTTGCTTTAACAAAGTTGTTAGATGCTCGTCACATCTTTTCAAGCTTTCATATTAGGAAATTCCAAAAACTAGGTCAAAGTCCCCACCTTCTCCCTTGTTTTGGATTCCTCTTACGGgtgttttatttttaaaaatggttGCACCTTTTCCAATCTTTTTCTTGCATGCTTCCACAGGAGAGATTTCTTTTTGGAGTCTCGGGGCTCCCAAAAGCCGAGTGCAAGAGGAAAGATAAAGCCAAGGGCATTTTGAACATCTCGCTCACCCTCCGTGGACTACATACTATTTCTCACTTTCATTAGTTAAGCCAAGTGGGAAAAAAAGTATATTTTGTCTCAAGTTTATTTGCTCAGATGAGTCTTTAATTTATACGAAGACGATACATGTGAGTCTAATACATATGGACtatctagacaaaaaaaaagatagagagaaAGGGTTGGAGAGATTGCCACCCTTTCAATATCTTGCTGCAGCAAGGTACAATTTATTGTAAGTAGGCAGCATAATTTATGGAGTTTCATGTAAAATTTTCACTCTTTGACATAAGAAATTACGGAACTTTGTTTCATATCGCTCCTTAATCTATATTTTCGCATCTGTCTTGAGCCATTTAAAcatgaaattatattttttgtttgagtTTACCATGTTGTCGTGGTGGGTAAATGAACCAATAAGCACCGAGAACGTGACTTTTTAGAACAATAGGTGATGAGAATATAtgtaaaattatattaaatccTCACTCCTAGTCTCTCCCAAAAAATGCTTATTTAAGGACCCTCACCTCAAGCCCTCATGGAAGCCAAAGAGCCACTCTCCCTTAAAACATCTCCACCCTAAAATGACCACCACTCAAACTTCACCCACCAAAAACGCCTCGCCCTCCTTCCCTCACTACCTTCACTCTCTGTCACAAACACCTCACAGGCTAAGGAAGAGAATGCTAGCAACATGGACACCAGACCAGGAGCTCAACCAAGTGAGGCTACGTTCCGGTGCTGACATGAAGAGGAAGCTCCAATGGTATGACTTAATAGCTCTTGGAGTGGGAGGAATGCTTGGTGTTGGAGTGTTTGTCACTACTGGCCCAGTGGCTCACTCCATAGCCGGGCCTTCGGTTTTCATATCTTATATTATAGCTGGGATATCAGCACTCCTTTCTTCCTTGTGCTACACTGAGTTTTCTGTCCAGATTCCAGTCGCCGGCGGCGCCTTCAGCTATCTGAGAGTGACCTTCGGTACATTACTTCCTATATGTCATGATTTTTCATTGAATCTCTATGCTCGTAAAGAGTTTAGTTTTCATAAACTGCGCACGGACAAAATAGTGTTACAGGTGCTTAGGAAACCAAGATTCTCCATTGGCAAAGCCTGTGAAAACCTATAATGCTtatgaatacaaaagaaaatctcgCGTCTTTTCTCACCTCGATTTATCTTTTGGCATGTAAATCTTCCAAGGTGAGTTTGTGGGTTATTTTGCTGGGGCGAATATATTGATGGAGTATGTGTTGTCAAATGCTGCCGTTGCGAGAAGCTTTACGGACTATCTGTGTCGCACTTTGGGAGAAAATGATGCAACCTCTTGGAGGATTGAAGTGGAAGGACTAATGAAGGGATACAACATGCTGGATTTTCCAGCAGTTGCTCTTGTGCTACTTCTCACCCTTTGTCTTTGCCATAGGTtggagatctctctctctctctctctctctctctctctctctctctctctctctcaatttcaaggttcttcttgcttctttttctattcaaaTCCATGCTAAGTACAGAAGATCTTTATAACTAGAGATCTTTTTTATCTTCTGGCAACATTGACAAGTGCGAAATTGagctttttcttgtttctgaaGACATTGGTGTGTGAGAACGCATTAAACAAATGCACGAATTCATGATTTTTCTCGTTGGAGTTGGGACTGACCACTTTCATGGGATCTCTGTGTGACAGATGGAATATAATTTAAGGTTGTTCACCAAATGTAAACATCTGATAGTgtctgttcttttctttattttcatatgCTACAAAGCAGCTTCATTGCTCATTATTGgacgcattttttttattaactattaTTGGACCCATTTAGCCATAGCGATTGATACATGTATCCCTTGCTTGTACATGATTTTAACTTGCAGTACCAAGGAAAGCTCAATCTTGAACCTTATAATGACAGTCTTCCATGTAGTCTTCTTTGGGTTCATCATAATCGCGGGGTTCTACAACGGGAGTGGCAAGAACTTGGTGAGGCCAGGAGGATTAGCACCATTTGGGGTCAAGGGTGTGCTCAATGGAGCAGCCAAAGTGTATTTCAGCTATATTGGGTATGACTCAGTCTCGACCATGGCCGAGGAGATCCAGAACCCTTCCAAGAGCCTCCCTATCGGGATCGTCGGCTCCATGGTCATTGTGTCTTTGCTCTATTGCCTCATGGCATTGTCCTTGTGCATCATGGTTCCATACAATGAGGTCAGTCTTCCAAAGAGAGATCAATC
The sequence above is drawn from the Rhodamnia argentea isolate NSW1041297 chromosome 9, ASM2092103v1, whole genome shotgun sequence genome and encodes:
- the LOC115737029 gene encoding cationic amino acid transporter 6, chloroplastic-like, whose protein sequence is MTTTQTSPTKNASPSFPHYLHSLSQTPHRLRKRMLATWTPDQELNQVRLRSGADMKRKLQWYDLIALGVGGMLGVGVFVTTGPVAHSIAGPSVFISYIIAGISALLSSLCYTEFSVQIPVAGGAFSYLRVTFGEFVGYFAGANILMEYVLSNAAVARSFTDYLCRTLGENDATSWRIEVEGLMKGYNMLDFPAVALVLLLTLCLCHSTKESSILNLIMTVFHVVFFGFIIIAGFYNGSGKNLVRPGGLAPFGVKGVLNGAAKVYFSYIGYDSVSTMAEEIQNPSKSLPIGIVGSMVIVSLLYCLMALSLCIMVPYNEISKDASFSVVFEKIGWGWASNLVGAGASLGIVASLVVAMLGQARYLCVIARSHLVPSWLAKVHPSTGTPLNATLFLGICTASIALFTELEIVFEMISLGTLMVFYLVANALIYRRHVIASRHRPLPTLLFLSLLSSASLGFSVSWQLEKWWSSALFSGLAAVATASFRRMIPFHGGGDLQWSVPLMPWPASASIFLSVFLMTTLKATSFQRFGIWACVISLFYVLYGVHSTYEAEEMEKEVGSDGITDPISSSSMQQIALATKLDVQVL